The Leguminivora glycinivorella isolate SPB_JAAS2020 chromosome 1, LegGlyc_1.1, whole genome shotgun sequence genome includes a region encoding these proteins:
- the LOC125231295 gene encoding LOW QUALITY PROTEIN: larval cuticle protein A3A-like (The sequence of the model RefSeq protein was modified relative to this genomic sequence to represent the inferred CDS: inserted 1 base in 1 codon) yields MAFKFVMVLACLVAAASAGVVPVAPAFHAAPVAYAAAPAYHAAPVAKAVEEYDAHPQYSFAYDVQDGLTGDSKTQHETRDGDVVQGSYSVVDPDGTKRTVEYTADPHNGFNAVVHREPVAVKVAAPVVAKVAXPVAYHAAPVAYQAAPVAYQAAPVAYQAAPVAYQAAPVAKLAYAAAPVVHAAPVAKLAAPVAYHSAPVYHAAPAAYSAPLYHH; encoded by the exons ATGGCATTCaag TTTGTGATGGTACTCGCTTGCTTGGTAGCGGCCGCTAGCGCGGGAGTAGTCCCTGTCGCGCCGGCCTTCCACGCCGCTCCTGTGGCCTACGCCGCCGCCCCGGCTTACCACGCCGCCCCCGTTGCTAAGGCCGTCGAGGAGTACGATGCGCACCCCCAGTACAGCTTCGCCTATGACGTGCAGGACGGTTTGACCGGAGACTCCAAGACCCAGCACGAAACTCGCGACGGTGATGTCGTACAGGGCTCCTACTCCGTGGTTGACCCCGACGGCACTAAGCGCACTGTCGAGTACACCGCCGACCCGCACAACGGATTCAACGCTGTCGTTCACCGCGAGCCCGTTGCCGTGAAAGTTGCCGCCCCTGTGGTCGCTAAGGTCG GCCCCGTGGCCTACCACGCCGCCCCCGTGGCCTACCAAGCCGCCCCCGTGGCCTACCAGGCCGCCCCCGTGGCCTACCAGGCCGCCCCCGTGGCCTACCAGGCCGCCCCCGTGGCCAAGCTCGCATACGCCGCCGCCCCCGTAGTGCACGCCGCCCCGGTTGCCAAGCTCGCCGCCCCAGTCGCCTACCACTCTGCCCCCGTCTACCACGCCGCTCCCGCCGCTTACTCTGCCCCTCTTTACCATCACTAA